The Meiothermus ruber DSM 1279 genome includes the window TCACCTGGGTGATGGATCCGGAGTCCATCATCACCTATCCTTCGGGGTTGCAGCAGATTTCGCGGGGCTTCCACGAGATTCGCGGCCTGGCCTGGAGCGGCCACGGACGCATCCGCCGGGTGGAGATCTCGCTGGACGGGGGCAAAACCTGGAAACAGGCCAGCCTCGAGCCTGCCCCCGATGCGCTCTCGGTGGTGCGCTTCAAGTACAACTGGGTCTGGGATGGCCGCGAGACGGTTATCATGAGCCGGGCCTGGGATGAAAAAGGCAACACCCAGCCCACCCAGGAGGAGTTTTTCGCCAAGTGGGCCCGCAACAACCGCTATCACTACAACGCCATCCAGGCCTGGCGGATTGGGGCCGATGGCAAGGTGGTCAACGGCGACAAGACCCTGGCCGGGGCCCCCGCCCGGCTCGGCGCGGTGGGCCGGGGCGGCTGTGGAGGTGAGTCGTGATGCGGCGCAAGCGGTTCTATGTGGCCCTTCTGGCCCTGGCCCTCTCGGCCCTTGTGCTGGCCCAGGGGCGTTACCAAATTGGCACCCCGCTGAGCGAGCAGGAGGTGCAGGAGTGGAACATCCGGCCCTCCATCCTGGCCAATGGGGTGGGTCTGCCCCCCGGCCAGGGCACGGTAGATGAGGGGGCCCAGGTCTATGCCACCCACTGTGCGAGCTGCCACGGGGCCACCGGCGAGGGGGGGGCCTTTACCCGGCTGGTCTCCGAGCCCTTCCCCATCACCAAAGAGGTGGACTCGGTGGACTTTGCCATCGGCAACTACTGGCAGTACGCCACCACCCTCTTCGACTACACCCGCCGGGCCATGCCCTTTGCCACGCCGGGTATCCTCAGCAACGACGAGGTGTACGCGGTGGTGGCCTATATCCTTTATCAAAACGGGATCATTGACGGCAGCGAGCCCATGAACGCCCAGACCTTACCCAAAGTACAGATGCCCGCCCGCGCCCTGTTGGAGCTCGACCCCAACACCCAGAAGCGCTTCCCCTGGATCAGGCTCCCCTAGAGGTCAAGCATGGATCGACGCGATTTTCTCGACCTACTCGCCAAAGGCACCTCGCTGGGCCTGCTGCTCAAGCTTGCGCCCTTGGGGATGCTCGAGTTCGTGCGGGCCCAGTCCAGCGCCACCAGCTTCCAAAAAGCGCTCCTGGTGGACAAGGCTGGCAACCCCTTCAAGCTGAGCACCCTCAAGCCCCACGAGCCCTTTGTTTTTGCCTACCCCTTTGCCGCCACCCCCAATATCCTGGTTAATGTGGACGCCGAGCTCTCCCCGGTGGAGGTGAAGATGCCGGACGGCAAGAACTACCGCTGGCCCGGTGGGGTGGGCAAGGGCAGGAACATCGTGGCCTATACCAGCATCTGCCCCCACGCCTACAGCTACGCCGCCCCCAACCTGGGGGCCATGGGCTACTACAAGCCCGAAGGGAACCGCGGCCCCCGGATGGTCTGCTGCGCCCACCTTTCGTCGTTCGACGTGACCCGGGGCGGTGAGGTCAGAGGGGGGCCGGCCCCCCACGCCCTGGCCGCGGTGGCGCTCGAGTACGACGCCGCCAAGGACGAAGCCTACGCCGTGGGCTTTTTAGGCAACCCCCAGTTCGACGAGTTCTTCCGGGCCCAGAACCAGGCCCTGCGCAACCTGTTCCGCACCACCGCCCGGGCCCGTGAAGAGGTGAGCAAAGCCACCGTCATCCCCTACGCCGAGCACACCAAAGTGCCCACCACCTGCCCGGTTTTAGGGTAGTCCTCGATCCCAGACCATGACCCTGAGCCTCCCCATCGCTTTCCTGGCAGGAATCCTCTCGTTCCTGTCGCCCTGTGTGCTCCCCCTGGTGCCCACCTACCTGCTGTACCTGGGGGGACAGCAGGGCCGCCCCATCCGCAACGCCCTCTTCTTTGTGCTGGGCTTTTCGGCCATCTTCTTTTTGCTGGGCCTGCCCTTTACCCTGCTGGGGGGCTTGCTCT containing:
- a CDS encoding Rieske 2Fe-2S domain-containing protein, with the protein product MDRRDFLDLLAKGTSLGLLLKLAPLGMLEFVRAQSSATSFQKALLVDKAGNPFKLSTLKPHEPFVFAYPFAATPNILVNVDAELSPVEVKMPDGKNYRWPGGVGKGRNIVAYTSICPHAYSYAAPNLGAMGYYKPEGNRGPRMVCCAHLSSFDVTRGGEVRGGPAPHALAAVALEYDAAKDEAYAVGFLGNPQFDEFFRAQNQALRNLFRTTARAREEVSKATVIPYAEHTKVPTTCPVLG
- a CDS encoding c-type cytochrome produces the protein MRRKRFYVALLALALSALVLAQGRYQIGTPLSEQEVQEWNIRPSILANGVGLPPGQGTVDEGAQVYATHCASCHGATGEGGAFTRLVSEPFPITKEVDSVDFAIGNYWQYATTLFDYTRRAMPFATPGILSNDEVYAVVAYILYQNGIIDGSEPMNAQTLPKVQMPARALLELDPNTQKRFPWIRLP